CGGATGAAGTTCTGGATTCTTGGGAATCGCAAAGCACTCAAAGAGAGCAATTCTGTTTCCGCATTTCTCGCAACCATTCACTAGCTTAGCCACATTTGTGCCATGTGACATAGAGGTTCTCTTGTTCAAAACGTTCACCTCCACTTAGTTCTTGAATGTCTTGAGCCTATTTTGTAGCCAGCGCTTGGCCGTTTACTCATCGCCGGTTATACCAGCAATGCCGACTCCAGCCATCTTAGCCTATTCTTAGCGCGCCGATGCATTATTTCAACTCGTCCGTATCGAATTTCATGTTCTCTGGTAGCACATCCATTTTATGAAGGATACGAAGCAGAGTTACTAAGCTAAGAGCGGCAGTAGCCACATCTCGCCTCTGCAAGGCACCCATAATATCTTCTGCTCTGCATTTCACGCAGTGCTTGAGGTCTATTTTATCCTCGGGCGGGCAACGCCCGAATGGTTCAAAGCCGCAGATGGGCAGCTTCTCCAGCTCGTTTGGCGTAAACGTCCTCATTTCAATTTCCCTTCTTGAGTTTCGAGCCTGTCTTATAGTCTTGGAAGTCGAGAGTATTGTTTCCATCAGGGTTAACCAGTCGGATTTTAGCCCCGTAGTGCATCTTCAAAAACATGGCGTGCGCCTGACTCTGCAATCGTTCTCCATTGTATGGCGATTCAACAGAGTAAAGATACCTCGGCTTTGGTCTACTGCCCTTCTCCTGCGTTCTTAGAATCCACGTCCTGTACTCGTTGATTCTTATGCCTCGTTTGAATAATTGGTCGCAAGTGGAATTGTAGACAACTTCCAAAGCTTCCTTGAGCGGCATTCTGTCTGTGCAGACGACGTGTCTTCCGAACTCACTGGTAGCAAGCACGTGAAAATCGCCTAACCCATAGAGCTCCTGCAAATACTGTAATTCGTCTACTAGCCTTTGATCTTTTATATTGTCGTAATCCAGAAACAGTGCATAGTCAGTTGTGTGCGGAATCCTCGCTGAAAGCCCAGTCGTTGGCGCCTTCGGGATGGCCATGCTCTGTAGATGCAACAGAAACATCTGACCAAGGAATCTGAACGTTAAATTGAGCCTCATTTGTACCACCTTCTATATACTTGTCCTCGTCTGAGCTCCGGTGTTCTCTTGACTTGCGTGAAATCAAATCGATATCTTAATGCAGCTTTTTTCTGCGCCTGAATCTTCTCCCTGGCAGTTTTTCTCCCGTAAATCAATGTTAAAGCAATAATGCCTCTTGAATTCCGTCGCGCCTCGAAAATTGCCCTTCCCGCGAAATCATGCTCTAAAAGCTTGTCAAGCTCTTCTGCCTTGAACCACCACCTTTTTCGGGCAAACGGTGTCTTAGCGGTCTTTGCCATGGTTTTGGCTTGATGTCGAGCGATTTTAAGCCTGTTATTTATTGCATTGGCAGTGGTGCAGCCTGTTAGATCTACCTCGAGACTCACTCTTTCAAAGATTTGGTGGAAAACGTACGATTCAACTGAGTCCATTCTTACTCCTCCTTTTTTATGCAGATTTTCTCTCTAAGTTTAGCTCGCAGCTCTGAGGGGTCAACGTAAGTGCCTCTAGTGATTCTTGCGCCATCGACCCCGTGGCTATTAACCACGAAGCTATCCTTTCTGCTATGCAATGTATCTGCAGCCTCGCTTTCAGACGAGTGCGGACTCTGTTTCGTGGCAGATTCAGTTTTCGGAATGACAGCTTCCTCAGTGATCCACCTCCAGCGGTCTCCGTTGATCTCGATGACCCCTTCCAGACGGCGCGTTGCCAATACTGCTTTGCAGTTTTGGTGCAGAGGCCTTGCTCATCGGCCCACATAGCCATGTCGCGATGATACAGCCCTGATCTCTTTTCATGCAGAAAACCCTCCAAATGCCTACGGCGGGAATCATAAGCCATGGTCGCCTCCCGTTCATTTGCACTCATACCCTTCTTCCTCGTTTTTTGTGAAACCAAGCACACTCGCGTTGAGGTTGTGATGTCTCATCGCACAAATTTCCGTTGGTCTTTCGTTTGATCTCATGCGGATTTCACCGTCCCAGTTTCGTTTTTGGTTGTCTCAATTTTCTTGGAGGTTGTCTGAGTATCTCTCGTTCTTTCCATAATCATTTGCCTCGCTAAGAGAAGGTAAGGCAAATATATTTAGTATATGATTCATACTTAATCGGCGATGCCGATGAAAATAGGTGTGTTCGCGGATCTGGACAAACGAGAGCAGGCCATACTTTCTAGCATCTTTCAGGTTCAACTTGAGGAACCGAAGGGCATTAGCTGGGGGCACCTTTTGGAGCTTGACCCGATAAAAAAGTTGATGTCTCGACAGACTTTCAGCTTCAGGCTACAGGGGCTGATTCAAATGGGTTTGGTGAAAAAAGAAGTGATTAGAGACAGACGAGGCAAGCCAACCCTGTATCGCCTAGATTCACGGCTATTCGCCGAATTAAAAGAATTCAGAGACAAATTCTATCCATGGAGCGTTGACAGCGAGATACAGAGATTCCAAAGAGATGTTGAAACCTTGGAAACGAGCCGCTACGTTGATGCTACAATGGAACTTGCACTTGGGCGCCTAAGTGTTCTTGCAATCGCCCTGACGGCCTTTGAGACAGAAGGCGCGAGATGGCTTTTCTACGAGGCAACCTACCAGCAGATAGAACGACTTCTCAGAGGCATTTTGGAGAGAAGTTCCAAAAGCAAGGAAGACAAAAGCCAGACACTGAACAAACTCTTTGACCTTTTAGATGCATTCGCAGGCACAGCGATCGGAAAGCGCTTCGGATTAGATGGTGTCTCAAGGTCAAGACATGAAATAATTAAGGCAATCGTAGGCGAGGCCGGCGCACCAAACAGCAGTTAGCTTGGGTCCCTAAAGCAGGGTGAGCGAATTCTATATTGAAGCCCCGAGGGGATGGTTTAGCCTGAAGCTTCCCAAAGCTGGTATTCTTGGAACCCAATCTGCCTTTTCTCCTCTCAAATACTTTGCCAGCAGCAGGGCTTCTTCGTTAAGCAAACTCTCTATCTCTTGCCTGTTCCCATGCTTCACGCGAGGCACTTCAACTTTTGACTCAAAAAAGGAATTCAGCTTTATCATAAGGTCTTTTGATAGCTGTTTGGTTAAATATTCTCTTTTGCCTTTTCTATTGGAAGAAAAGTCCTCTTGATTCATTGAAAAGTCTTTCTTGCGTAGATTCTTGGCGTATTGGATTATGAAGTCGTCAACAAGGTATCTGTACAGCTCCATCAGGTCGCAAACCAGAGACGGTTTGCCAAACTGCTCAGAATGTAAAAAGCCTAAGAACGGTTCCAGTTTAGCCCTTATTACTGCTCTGTGGACTTTCCATTTAAGGACAGTGTAAGCTAAATTGAAAGTGTTGTTGACACCATCGTAGGCTTTGAAGTTTTTGCGCCTTTCCGTTTTCAATATGGATTTTGGCATTAGTTTAAAGATTTGATGGAAATAATGCTCTGTGTGCTTTCCTTCTATTGAGAGCAGCTTTTTTATTACAGTGCTCAGCTTGTTCGATTCAATGTTGTTTATTGTCTCTTTTGCCCTCATTACGTCATGCTGTCGCATGCCGTACTTTTTGAGTATCTGGCTTTGCCCTTCAATCCTGCTCAAAACTATCTTCTTGGCAATTTCAGCGGCCTTGCCGTTCTTCATGGCTTCATATTGACAAAGCCTAGTCTTAACATGACTGTCATCTTCAAGGCTTTTCAGATAGGCTACTGGGTTGCCTCTCTGCGTCAAAATCAGCAAGTCTATTCCCCAGAAAGCACATGTAGCCAGAGCTCCAGAAGAGACAGAGTTCCCGATTTTAATCTGCACTTCTCCAACTTCATTCTCAAACAGCGGATACTCCTCAACTTTTCCCTTTCTGTGCTTAACTATGAGGCAGCCTTTGCCTCTGCCCAAAAAATAACCTGAGTCGTTCAAGAATATCTTGGCTATTTTAGACTTCATCTGCTTAACCGTCATGCAATTTTGGTCGGGCGGGAAGGGCAAAGGAGTATAAAAAGGTCAGCCTTAGCCATCGCAGAAGCGAACCCTTAATCCGAATTCTATTGTCTTGGTGGGCGAGACGCAGGCAAAGGTGTACCTTGTCATGACAAAAGTCAGAGAGGCGGAGGCAAGTGCATTCTGGAAATTGGTTAAAGTGTGTCGTCAAGACATTTATCGTGTGTTGCATGAACTACAGAAAACGGGTTTAGTGGAGAAGGTTGTGACTGCCCCGAGTAGGTACCGCGTGATTCCCTTGGCAGAAGGCGTGTCCATACTGTTTCAACGCAGGAAACGCGAAATTTCTGATCTGCAGAAGGAGGCAATAAAGATAGTGGAAACGAGTAACCGTGACGCACGTGCGGAACTATCCGATCAACATCATTGCGTTATAATCCCTGAAAGGGAAGCTACAGTCTTGAGAGTGAACCAGAGGTTTGAGCAGACGCAGAAAAGCATCGATATTTGCACGAACCCCAAGAGAATCGCAACGGCATTGAACACGTACAAGTTTGCTGAAGCCTTAGATAGAGGCGTTAACATAAGAGTAATCGTAAACACACATGGCACGCAGGCGTTTGAAAAGGATGAACAGCTGTTCCCAACAAAATCAAACTTTGCACTAAGATGGCTCATTCATGAACCCGTTGCAGCCTACGCAGTTTTTGACGAGAAAGAAGTCTTTGTAGCCACTTCAGCGAAAGCTGGACTAATAGAGGCACCTATACTATTTACAAACTTTATCGACATCGCAAAACTGTTCCTAGACCACTTTAATACAAAACGGAGAATTGCTAAAAGCTATCAAAACCAGAATTATAAAACCACAATTTAGCAAAGCATTCAAAGCAAAGACCCAACTCGATAGTCTAGAAAAAACGCCTTATGTTTAACTAGGGTATGGCGCTTCCCTTGGAAAACGCAAGCGTTGAAAGAGGGTGTGCTGAGGCTCCGAGCGGTCGGAGAAAAGAAAGAATGCAACCCTGTTGAAACAACTGCTACTACTGCGTTAGTTGCTTTTTCCGCCCAGAGTTCCTTTTCAGCCCCTCTCGCTTGCTTGCGGTCACTAAGAAAGGGGGAGCTGAAGGCGAGCTTGACGTTTGCCTATTCTATTTTTTCTTTATCCAGACTCCAACGAGCACTATTGCAATGAGGAGTACTGCTGCAACGCCTACAAAGTGTATTGTATAATCCATCGGTTGCGGATACTCAGGTGGTGGTGCCACTGCGGGTTCAATGACAGACAGGCTCAGGGTTTGGCTGGAGGCGGCTGTGTGCAAATCGTCCCCGTTCCACCAAGCAACAATCTTCCAATCTCCAACGACATCAAATGTCTGAATCACTTGAAAATTGCCGTTTTCGTCGGTCATCACAGGAATATCAACGTAGAGTGTGTCAGGCCTGTCAAGAGTAAGCGTAATTGGGACCCGATAGTTAACTGGATGCACGCCGCCCTCAATATAAATTTTGTCGCCTTTCTCTACCCTATTAGCGCTTAGAGTCAAAGACATTTCAGTGGTAACAACCTCTGGCTTTGGAAAGTCAGTTAAGCAGTATACGCTGTAATCGTGGCAACCGACGTATAGACTGCCATTGTAGAGCGATGGAGAGCTGTGTATTTGGTAGGCACCAATTTCATAATATGCAAGTTTCTCGCCCGTCAGCCAGTCGAGTACAAAGACGTTCCCAACCTCATTGACAGTATATACTCTGCCATAGGAAAAAGCTAAAGCGGGACTCAGGTTCTCTCTAGAAAGAAATGTGAACCACTGTTCTTTCCCTGTAGTTGCGTTAAGGCAAACTATTCCATAGTAGTCATTCATGTAAATGTATCCGTGTCTGTAGAGTGGAGCATTTATTTGGATTACTCCCCCCCATTGAGTTGGGGTGCCCTCATTAAATCTCGCGGTGGAAGTCCAAATTGTCTCACCATTAGTCGCATTGAGAGCATAATTGAAGTAGAAGCCGTTTCGCACAAAAACCTTGCCTTCCGCA
Above is a window of Candidatus Bathyarchaeota archaeon DNA encoding:
- a CDS encoding PQQ-binding-like beta-propeller repeat protein encodes the protein METHKTEGPIYASPTVDGDAVYFPSTRGGYPVGWGPTVTNGTFYKLDANSGSIIWRREIPYVLNRTSGSGNFLLATATVAEGKVFVRNGFYFNYALNATNGETIWTSTARFNEGTPTQWGGVIQINAPLYRHGYIYMNDYYGIVCLNATTGKEQWFTFLSRENLSPALAFSYGRVYTVNEVGNVFVLDWLTGEKLAYYEIGAYQIHSSPSLYNGSLYVGCHDYSVYCLTDFPKPEVVTTEMSLTLSANRVEKGDKIYIEGGVHPVNYRVPITLTLDRPDTLYVDIPVMTDENGNFQVIQTFDVVGDWKIVAWWNGDDLHTAASSQTLSLSVIEPAVAPPPEYPQPMDYTIHFVGVAAVLLIAIVLVGVWIKKK
- the cas1 gene encoding CRISPR-associated endonuclease Cas1 codes for the protein MKSKIAKIFLNDSGYFLGRGKGCLIVKHRKGKVEEYPLFENEVGEVQIKIGNSVSSGALATCAFWGIDLLILTQRGNPVAYLKSLEDDSHVKTRLCQYEAMKNGKAAEIAKKIVLSRIEGQSQILKKYGMRQHDVMRAKETINNIESNKLSTVIKKLLSIEGKHTEHYFHQIFKLMPKSILKTERRKNFKAYDGVNNTFNLAYTVLKWKVHRAVIRAKLEPFLGFLHSEQFGKPSLVCDLMELYRYLVDDFIIQYAKNLRKKDFSMNQEDFSSNRKGKREYLTKQLSKDLMIKLNSFFESKVEVPRVKHGNRQEIESLLNEEALLLAKYLRGEKADWVPRIPALGSFRLNHPLGASI